The following is a genomic window from Haliaeetus albicilla chromosome 13, bHalAlb1.1, whole genome shotgun sequence.
CTCTTGCTGCCTGTCCCCACAGGGTCACCTGGAGCAGCTCTGCGCCCAGCTGGACCAGCATTTTGGGAGGGGGCTGCGCGAGGGCAGCGGGCTCCTCTTCCGAACCCAGCTCAAGGGCCTGGCCGCCCTCCTCTACGTCAAGTGGCAGGAGATGCTGGCCTAGGGCGGGGGGGGCCCGGGGTCCCCAATAAACGCCCGCAGCTCCTCCCGCGCCTGCCGGGCTGTTGGGGTGGGCGGCCTCGGTGGCCGCTGGCGCCCCGAAAGGGCGTCGGGGGGGTTTAGAGCCCCCGTTCGGGTGGGCCGGGCGCGGACCGGCTCCAGCGGGGCCGGGTTGACCTGAGCGGacccgagccgagccgagccgagccgaacCCCCTGGCCGCGGCCCGGCCGTGACGTcagggccggggcggggccgagCGGAGCCGCGCGGCGCgcacccgccgccgccccgacccgctgccgccgccgcctcccgccgccccggccgggccgcccgccccgcgccccgagGTGAGTGCGGGCCTcgcccccacacccccccccccccacgcacccccccgccacctccgcccccgccgggcccggcccggcccccccccgccccgccccgccccggtATTGTTGTGGCGGagccgcgggggcggggggaggagggggaggcgCTTTGTTCCCCCCGGTACCGGCGATCGGGACCGGCACCCCCCGGCGGCATCGCGCCCCACCCCGCGCTGCTGTGGGGGACGgacaccccacccccctccgGTAACGGCGGGCGCCCCGATCCGTCGCTGCAccggttccccccccccaccccaccccgccccGTCGGTACAGGCGGCCGGTGCCGGCCCCCacgcgcggggcggcggggcgcggcggggaggTTGCCCCCACCCGCGGACACCGGGTGGGCTCGTCCCGCGGGGAGGTACGTCGCCGCGGGGgaaatacccccccccccaggatggCGGGGTCGCGGCACCCCGGTCCCCCCACGGGACCCCCGGACATCCAGCACCGAAAGCGGGGACCCCGGGGACCCCGTCCTGCCCGTGGCACCCCGGCCGTGCCCGGGGGACCCTGGCCGTGCTTTTGTCCCCAGGGCCGTGACCGTGGCACCCCGGCCATGCCCGTGGCACCCTGGCTGTGACCATGGCACATCAGCTGTCCTCGTGGCACCCTGACCATGCCCGCGGCACCCCAGCTGTGCCCATGGCACCCTGGCCATGACCATGACACCCCAACTGTGCCTGTGGCACCCCGACTGTGCCCGTGGCAGCCTGGCCATGACCGTCGCACCCCAGCTGTGCCCGTGGCACCCTGGCCATGTCTGTGGCACCCAGCTGTGCCTGTGGCACCCTGACTGTGCCCGTGGCACCCTGGCCATGCCCATGGCATCCCGGCTGTGCCCGTGGCACCCTGACCGTGCATGTGGCACCCCAGCTGCACCCATGGCACCCTGACCATGCCTGCGACGCGCTGCCCATGCCCATGGCACACCAGCTGTCCCCGTGGCACCCTGACCATGCCATCCTGGCTGTGCCCGTGGCaccctggctgtgctggtggcaTCCCGGCTGTGCCCGTGGCACCCCAGCTGCACCCATGGCACCCTGACCATGCCTGCGACGCGCTGCCCATGCCCATGGCACACCAGCTGTCCCCGTGGCACCCTGACCGTGCCGGTAGCATCCTGACCGTGCCGGTGGCATCCCAGCTGTGCCGGTGGCATCCCGGCTGTGCCCGTGGCATCCTGGCCGTGCCCATGGCACCCTGACCATGCCTGCGACACGCTGGCCACATGCACGGCACACCAGCTGTCCCCGTGGCACCCCAGCCGTGCCCGTGGCACCGGCAggcccctgcctgcagcccccccacccgCCACGGGCAGCCTCGCTGGGGCGTCCCCCATTCCCACGCCTGCGGGGGACCCGTTCCTGGCCCCCCACCCTCCCGGAAATCCTTCCCCAGCCGGCACAGggccccccccggaccccccccccccccccagcttcctGCTTCCCGCAGAGCAGGGCAGAACAATTCCCGGCCGCCCGCTCGCCCAGTCGCATCCTGCCCAGCTTGAGGGTGGGGGGGAACGACAGCGGGGGCACCCGCCCCAGGACACCGGGGGGTCCCAGGGCAGGACGCGGGTGAGGTGGTGGCCGCCCGGGTGGGGTGGGAAGCGGAAGGGCCCGTTTCCTTCTCTGTGGATCCCCCCCGGTGACTCGTCACGGCCGGAGGAGGGACAGCagtgaggcggggggggggggggggggggcagcaaaTCAGGGACCCGCGagtgtccccccccaactctGCTGCGTGGGGTGCCCTCAGCCTCGTGATGCGCGGCCCTCAATGCCCGCCTTGTCCCCTCGCCGCCCGCGTGATGCCGTCTCCGCTGGTGTCGATGCCCTGTAACCCTAACGGGGGCCGGGCGtgtccctccccccccaccccaccaggcCGTgcgtgtccccccctccccggcgccaTGGCCCCCCACCGGCTGCTGGCCCTCGCCTCGCTGCTGGCCCTCGCCACCGCTGCCGCCACCCCGGGGTCCTCGTGGAGCGCCGTGCCCCGAAAAACTGTCCCCTACGCGGGTGAGTAccgtgtgccccccccccccaggggtccccagggagaggggagcaggttggggaaactgaggcacggcgGGTGGGCGCGTCGATCCCGTCCCTCGCCGACACTGGGGTGATGCTGGGGTGGCTGTCATCGTCCCCACCTTGGGCAGCTTTTGTCCCCCTGCCAGCTTGTCAGCACTGTGGGgactccccccccctccaccccggGTTGGTGGCCCCAAAACCGGGGGTTCTGCAAGAGCAGAGGGGGGACACGCAGGGACGCCGCCCTGTGTCCCTGTGCTGTGCCAGTGCCCGGGGTCTCCTGCCATCTCTGCCGTCCCCAGCCCTCTGCCACATCCTCTGTCCCCGTGCCCTGCCGTCGCCACCGTCCCCAGTCCTCTgccatgtcccctgtccccgtGCCCTGCCATCGCCCGCGTCCCCTGTCCCCGTGCCCTGCCATTGCTGCCATCCCCAGCCCTCTGACGCGTCCTCTGTCCCCGTGCCCTGCCATCGCCCTGCCATCGCCACCGTGCCCAGCCCTCTGCTGcgtcccctgtccccatgcccTGCCGTaacccctgtccccagccctctgccgcatcccctgtccccatgcccTGCCATCGCCCCCGTCCCCAGCCCTTTGCCGTGCCGGCACCCTGAGATGCCATCCTTTAGCCGTGCCAGCACCCTCCGTGTCCCTGTCTTGTGCCAGCACCCTGTGTCCCCATCTATGCCGTGCGCCGTGTCCCTATCCCCGTGCCATGCCAGCACTGGCGTCCCTGTCCCTTTGCCGTgccctgtgtccccatcccttgCCCCATTCCCCTGTCCCTCTGCGGTGGCAGTGCCCCACGTCCTCTGCCCCTGCACCGTGCCACCGTCCCCGTGCCGTGTCCCCTGTCCCTGTGCCGTGTCCACACCCGAGACCCCCATCCCTTGGCCGTGCCAGCGCCCCGCGTCCCCGTGCCGTCCCCGTGCCGTCCCCATGCCGTGCCAGCCCTgcgtccccatccctgcccggGGGCCCTGGCGTCTCCCCCGTCAATGGGGCCTTTCTGCGGGGCCtgggggcgggcagggggggCACGGGGGCGCGGGGTCTCGCCAAAGGCCGCTGTGTTCGTCCAGCGCTGCCAGCGCCTGCTCCGGTGACAAAGAGCCCTTTGTGCGgtgccggggccggggggcttCCGGCAGTGGGGTGcagttgcgggggggggggctgctggtgcCCTGGGGGTGCCAGCAGTGCCCACCCTGGGAAGGACGGATCGTGGGGCCAATGGTGGCCTCGCCCTGATGTCCCCCTGCCAcgtccccctccccaaaccccgCAGAGCTGAAGGACGTGGCCAAGCGCTTCTCGCAGGGGGGGGTCTCGCACTACCTGACGCTGACGCTGGATGAGGCCGAGGCGCTGCTCTACGTGGGCGCCCGCGAGGCCGTCTTCGCCCTGGCCACCGGCACCGTGGAGCTCAAGGCGGCGGTGAGGTCCCAGGGGACCCCCAGAGGGGGaagtattttggggggggggcagctgtTTCCAGCCCACTGACTCTTAAGTCTGTCCCCAGATCTCCTGGGAAGCCCCCGTGGACAAGAAAGCTGAGTGCATCCAGAAGGGCAAGAATAACCAGGTGGGGGGCACGGGTGCCGTGGCCGCAGTGGGGGGGTTAAAGGGCACCccggtgtgtgtccccccctttGCTCCCACCCCCTTAACCGGCTGCTTTTCCACCCCTCCCAGACTGATTGCTTCAACTATGTGCGCTTCCTGCAGAGCTACAACAGCTCTCACCTCTATGCCTGCGGCACCTATGCCTTCCAGCCCAAGTGCACCTACATCGTGAGTGTGGCTCctggggggggccccccccaaaacctgtcAGGCCCTGGttcaccccccctgcccctggggATGAGGTCCAGGGCAGCCCCCGGCCTCAGGAGAATCATCTAGGGGTGTCCCCGTCCCTAGGGGTGTCATTCAGGGGTGGCCTTGTTCCCGTGAGGGTGGTCCGGGggtgtcccctgtccccttgGAGATTGTTAAGGGGTGTCCCTGTGCCCAGTGGGGTCATCTGGGGGGGTGTCTCTGTCCACAGGAGGGTCATCCGGGGTGCCCCTGAGCCCAGGGGGGTCACTGGGGAGTGTCCCTGTGCCCAGGAGGGTGGTCCaggggtgtccctgtccccagaaGGGTTATCTGGGGGGTGTCCCTGTGCCTGGGGCTGGTCTGGGTGAGGGGGGACATGAAtcagggaggaggtggggacCCCTGCCCACCCCTGTGCTCCACAGGAACTGTCTGGCTTCACCCTGGACCAAGTGGCTTTTGAGGACGGCAAGGGGAAGTGTCCGTACGACCCCACCAAGGGACACACCGGCCTCATCGTGGGTAGGTGGCAGCACCGGGCACCCGCTGGGGTTGGAGGGGTGCCCGctgcaccccccagccccctccctaAGCCCTTGTCTCGCAGATGGGGAGCTGTACTCGGCCACATTCAACAACTTTCTGGGCACGGAGCCCGTCATCCTCCGCAACCTGGGCCCCCACTACTCCATGAAGACAGAGTATCTCACCTCCTGGCTGAATGGTAGGggcggggggacgtggggggacacGACACGGGCACCACCGCCCCCCCCGGCACAGCATTATCCtcccctttccgccccccctcCTCTGCAGAACCCCACTTCGTGGCTTCGGCTTACGTGCAGGAGAGTGCGGCCAGCAGCACCGGGGATGACGACAAGGTTTACTTCTTCTTCAGCGAGCGGGCGGTGGAGTATGACTGCTACGCGGAGCAGGTGGTGGCCCGCGTGGCGCGGGTCTGCAAGGTACGGGGAGGGGACGATCTGTGCCGGGGACGCTGTCCCGGCGTGGCTTTGCTTTGCCGGTGAGTGCGGTGGCCCTGTCTTGATGCCGGCTGGGTGCCCAGGGGGACGTCGGCGGTGCCCGCACGCTGCAGAAGAAGTGGACGACCTTCCTGAAGGCTCGCTTGGTGTGCTCGGCGCCTGAGCAGCAGCTACACTTCAACCGCCTCCAGGCTGTCTTCACCCTGCCGGGGGCCGATTGGCAGGACACCACCTTTTTCGGGGTCTTCCAGGCCCGCTGGTGAGTGCACAGGGACATGGCAGCCCTGGGGTTCCCTGTGACTGGTGGCTCCTCCTAAAAACCTTCTCCATCCCATGCAGGGGGGACGTGGATGTCTCGGCTATTTGCCAGTACCACATCCTGGAGGTGAAGAAGGCGTTCGAGGGGCCCTACAAGGAATATCGGGAGCAGGCACAGAAGTGGGGCCGGTACTCGGATGAGGTGCCGAGCCCCCGTCCCGGCGCGGTGAGTGCTGGCACTGGGGGTGGGAGAGTAGAAGAGGGCACGGGATCTGGCCGTGCAGCTGACAGTGCCTTCCTTCCCCAGTGCATCACCGACTGGCACCGCCGGAACGGCTTCGCCAGCTCCCTCGAGCTGCCTGACAACACCCTCAACTTCGCCAAGAAGCACCCGCTGATGGATGAGCCCAtcctgcctcaccatgggcgCCCACTTCTCCTCAAGAAAGACGCCAACTTCACCCAGCTGGTGGTAGACCGAGTGCCCGGGCTGGACGGCACCGTCTATGAGGTGCTCTTCATCGGCACAGGTACCCGCCGGGCTTGGGGGggaagctggggaggggagcgcGGAGGGCTCCTGGCATGGGGACGTCCCTCACTGCCTGCCGTGACCCATAGGTGACGGCTGGGTGCACAAGGCGCTGAACCTGGGCACTCGCGTCCATCTGGTCGAGGAGCTGCAGGTTTTTGAGACGGCGCAGCCCGTGGAGAGCCTGGTCCTGGCCAGTCGGAAGGTGAGCGGTGCCACGGGGAAGGGGCTGGCGCCCGGGGTGTCACCTCCTGGTGTCACCTCGCCGTGTCACCTCACCCATTCTCCCTGCCCTTGCAGAAGCTGCTCTTCGCCGGCTCCCGTTTCCAGGTGGCCCAGTTGCCCCTGGCCGACTGCGGCCGCTACCAGTCGTGCACGGACTGCGTCCTTGCCCGGGATCCCTACTGCGCCTGGAGCCGCAACGCCAGCCTCTGCGTCCGCACCGACGGCCTCAACGGGTAAGTGGGtttcctggggagggggaggacaCCCTGCCGCAGCACGGGGTCCCCCCCTCACCTCCGCTGCCTCCTTCCGCAGGTCCCAGCTGGTCCAGGACGTGCTGAGCTCCGACACCCGTGCCTGTACCCTGCCGCAGGTGGCCAAGCAAGGTAAGACACCCCCCCGCGCCGGTGCTGCGTGGAGCCAGGAGAGGGGGGAGCCATGCACATCCCCCCCCCTTTACACTTCCCCTCCTGACTCGGTCCCCTCTCCCGCAGGGCCCATCACCCCCAAAAACGTGACGGTGGTGGCGGGCACCGACCTGGTGCTGACGTGCCGTTTGGGCTCCAACCTGGCGCAGGCACTGTGGACCTTCGAGGGCCGGGCGCTGGCGGCCGAGCAGGCGCTGGTGCTGCACGACGCCCGCCTGCGGGCTCTGGTGGTGCCGGGAGCCGGAGCGCAGCACAGCGGCACGTACCGTTGCTTTTCAGAGGAACAGGGTGCCCGTTTGGGCGGCGAGGTGTACCAGGTGGCGGTGTTGGCCGGCCCCGGGGTGCCGCTGGAGACGCGGGCGCCGCTGGAGAGCCTGGGTCTGGTGTGGGTGGTGGCGGTGTGCCTGGGCGCCCTGTgcctggtgctggtgctggtggtgctCTCGCTTTGGCGGCGGTTGCGGGAGGAGCTGGGCAAAGGCGCCAAAGCCATCGAGAGCACCCTGGTGTACCCCATCGAGCTGCCCAAGGAGCCCCCCAGTCCCCGCTTCGTGCCCAGCGCCGCCTCCGACTCAGACGAGAAGCTCTGGGACCCGGCCAGCTACTACTACTCGGACGGCTCGCTCAAAATCGTGCCGGGTCACGCCACCTGCCGCAACGGCGGCCCCCCCGGCGCTGCCTCGCCGCCCAACGCCATTCCCGGGCAGCCCCTCCACTCACCCACCCGCATCCACCTGGGCCCCCTGCGTGGTTCCTCCTCCAACGGCTACATTCGCCTGGCGCTGGGCGCCGAAGAGCGGCCACCCTGCGCCGATTTGGCCGAGGAGCTGCGGCGCAAGCTGCAGCAGCGCCAGCCCCTGCCCGACTCCAACCCCGAAGAATCGTCGGTCTGAGCCACCGGTGGGGCACCCGCCGCCGAGCAGCCGTACCTACCTCAGGGCCCGGCCCGGCACCCGCCGCGGGGACCCCAGTGCCGGCACCCACCGTGGGGACCACCGCCTCGGCGCCAGCACCCGACTTGGGGCTGCGGCGTGGGCGCCGGCACCCGTTGGCGGGGATGCCGGTGCCGGCACCCATCTTGGGGACGGGACTGCCGCCCCAGTGCCAGTACCCGTTTTGGGGACTGCCACCCCGGCACCCGCCTTGGGGCCGTGGCACCGGCACCACATCACACGTTTGGGGCACCGGCAACCCGTCTTCGGCACTGGAGCTGCTCTTGGTCACCGCATCCGCCTTCGGTACCATGTCCTGGGCAAGGGATCGACCTCGGGGACTGCCACCGGCCTTGGGGACCACTGAGCCCCCCACCCAGGCACCACCGAgccccccccacctgcccccagGCACCGCGTCCTGCCCAGGGCGGCAGCCGCAGGATGTTTTTTTGGGACAATTTAAGAACCGATCgggtttttcttcctgagaACTTTTCTAAtgcccccacccctcccttggCCCCCCCAGGGCTTCGTACCCCCTCGGCCCTGGTTGTAAAtacccccccccacccgcctGCCACCCCCCCTTGCACGCTGCCCGCCTGGGCCCCTTTTGtataacaccccccccccgtgtAATTTATTTGttactgaaatatatttatttgctgtaaatacgtatttttatattaataataaaaaggagtaaaaaaaaaaaattctatattGAAAGCAAAGCCCGCGGGGGCCGTGTCCGGTGCTGGCTGGGGGGGTGCGGGAAGGGTGctgggccccccccccggccgctgAGCTCATGGAAAAAGGCCGCACTCGGGGCTATAAAAGGGCATTGCGGCGCCGTTCCCAGGGCAGTGGGGGGGGAACCggccgctccccccccgccggggcctGAGGCCTGGCCTCATgcccgtgcccccccccggaTGCCGGGGGTCAGAGTGGGGCAGGTTGTGGGGGGGGTGTGCGTGTCCCTGGGGAGGCCCTGCCGGGAAgccggtgggggggggggaactgggagcgGGGCCAGGGGCTGCCGGGGCGTGGGAAGCGGGGCTGGGGAACCCTGAGCCCCCCccggagctggggggggggggggggctgagccctggGCCCCTAatagctgggggggggcgggttgAGGCTTGGGTACCCCACAGCCGGGggcggtggggagggaaggCCCAGGCCTCCcataagtgtgtgtgtgtgatccCCCGGGACCCcatagcgggggggggggggggaggcctGGGCCCCCCCATAGCCGTGTGTGGGGGGTgagccccggccccccccccgctgggggggggggggcaggcacaGCGCGGGCAGCGCTCAGTCATGgcggcgccccctggcggcaGCCCTAGCGCTCGGAGAGCGGCGCCGTTCGGCCGTTCGTCGCCGTTCGGTTCCCTTCGGCTCCCCTCGGCCCTTCCCGTCTTCCCTCGGTCCCGCTCGGCCCATCCCGGCCCGGGCGATGGCGTCGGGTCGCCGTTCGCCGCCTGGTCCCTGCTGCCCGTCGCGGGTGGCGGTGCCCAGCGTGCACCAGAGCCTGCCCGAAATGGACTTCGAGCGGggtcgggggcgggggggggaaacacACCCGGGACCGGGGGCAGGGGTGTGGGTAcgggcaggggcagggcaggggggtgcGTGAAGGGATCGGGGGGGCGATGGGCCGGACCGGGGGTACGGGCAGGACAcgggtggggaggggggtgtcctTCCCTGCCTAACGCCGTGTCcccgtgtgtgtcccccccgcgCAGGGATCTGGTCGGCGGCGCGGGATGGGGACGAGCCCCgggtgctgcagctgctggagcgGCGGGGGGAGCCCAGCCAGCCTGACCTGGCGGGGTACACGGCCCTGGTACGGGGTGGGTGCAGGTCGGGGGGGTACGGGGGGACAGGCTGACCCCCCCTGCCCACACCCCTGcttctgctcccccccccagcactacGCCAGCCGCAATGGGCACCTGGGGgtctgccagctgctgctgcagcggGGCGCCCGCTGCGACGCCCGCACGCCCGGGGGTGCGACCCCCCTGCACCGCGCCAGCTACTGCGGCCACCTCGCCGTCGCCCAGCTCTTGCTGGCCCACGGCGCTGACCCAGCTGCCACCGACGAGGACGGCCGTACCAGCCTGCACAAGGTGGGTGGCGGTAggatgtcccctgtcccccctccGGCCGTGCCACCGGCGACGACGGATGTGTCGCCCACAGGCGGCTGAGCAAGGCCACCGGGAGCTCTGCGCCCTGTTCCTGCGGCACAGCCCGGCGTTGGCCAGCATCTGCGACGCCAAGGGTCGGCGACCCCGCGACGTGGCCGACCCGGAGGTGCAGGACCTGTTGGATACCTGAGGGGGACACGGCAGAGCCAGGAGAGTCAGAGCCACCGCGCCGCGGGAGACATGGTGCCACCGGACCCGGTCGCCGATGGATAAACAAAGCTCCTGGCACCGAACGCCGACTCTGCCTCTCTGTCCCTTGCGCCGGGTGCCAGCGTGGGCCAGGGCTCACCCACCGGCGGGGGGGCTTGGCAGCAGTGGGGGGGCCACAGCACTATTTTTCCACTGCCAGGAGGGAGGCACAGACACCCCACACTCTTGCGGTGGcttttatttcctaaaaaaaccactaaaaacGGGGAAAATTGTGTTTTGTTGAACCAGAAAACGCTGCAGGACTCACACTGTGGTCACCAGCTCCCACCCCGGTGAGCACCGGGAGCGCCGAGGAGGCAGAAGGGCTTCGGCCCTGGCTCTCTGCTTCCCCCCGGGATGCTTTGGGGTCgcctgcagcagagaaaacagcagctgctgagctcGTGGTGCCTGTGCCGGGGTGGCGGTTAGCCTCCGAGCTGGGGAAACGTGGCAAGACACAGTCGAGAGAGAGATGTGTGACTTACatgtggggaggagggagcctCGCAGGGGGCACCCCAAATCGGGCTTCCTGGTGGCCACGCTGCCCTGCCATACCGTGGTCCAGTGTCATCTGCTCGCTGCCAAGAAGAGCCGGAGATGGAGGTGGACCCACCAGCGCCCCAGAACCCCCCAGCCATGCCCAGGGCACGGTTCCCAGTTGGGCACGGCTACTGGGGCAGCCATCACCgtcctgctgctgtgccagctcCCTACCTGGTGCAGTGTTCTGGTGGCTCAGAAGCGCGGGCCGGCTGCTGGGGACAATTTTTGGCTCAATGCTCTTGGGTGACTTGGCTGGATTTGGGAGCCCGGCGGCCGCAAGGGCACCGAGATAACTGTGGCTGCATCACCTGGGCAGAGAGTGGGTCAGTGCCATGCGGCACAGCCACAGTCTGGCAGCAGGGTCGGGGATGGCGGGAGacctgcaggcagctcagcaCGGGTCATGGCGCTCCCAAAAAGCCGGGTGAGGCAGAGGCAGGCTCCCAGCAGGACCCCGAGGGACGGATCCAGCCCCTACCTTGGCCAGCTGCAGGTTGGTGAGCACCCACATGCTGTAGTCGGGGCAGTACAAGGAGCAGCTGGCGTAGTCggcacagcccagctgctgatTCCGGATGCTGGGGATGGGTGCACGGTGGATGGCATCAGAGAGCCAGAAGCTGCCAAAGAGTATCTCCCTTTGCACCCCAAAAAACAGGCGAGTGGGTCCGGTCCTCCTGGCTGCTCTCACCTGCAGGTAGCGGTGCCAGTGCAGAGACGCCATAGCAGGTGAAGGTTCCATTTTCAAACTTCAGGCTCTCCTTCCCAATCTCCACCTCCATGCGGCCCTGCGGAGAGCGGGAAGCTTGGGGCAGGCAGAAGGGAGCGCTGCCTGTAGCCTGTGCAGCACGGGACAGCCTGCAGCACCGGCACAGCCGCCCCTCAACGTGCCCTGACAAGCGCAGAGAGCACTCAGTGCCGTGCAGACATCGTGGCAGGACCCAGGAGAGGACACACACACGGGGCCGATCGGCCACGGCCAGGTCCCTGCGCAGCCGGTGGCGGGTGGTGCCGTACCTGCAGGATGAGGATGAAGTAGCAGTGCTCCGGAGCGAAGCGTTGTTCTCCTCAAACTTCAGCTCCTGAATGACACCGAGACAGCTCAGCAAGCACAGGAGGGCCTTCTTGGAGATGTGGACTGGGCTGAAGAGCTCCAGCTCTACGGGGAGAGCGGCCAGCGTCGGCCCGGGTGCCACCGAACAATCCGCCATCGCCGTGCCCGGGGAACCCTCCAAGCAGCCCAGCAGGCAGGGTGATGGCGGCCCGCTCCTGCCCGCACCCACCTCGCACCGGGAAGCGCTGCGCGGTCAGCGGGAGCTGCGTGGAGAGCTTCGCCGTGGCTGCACCGTCAGCCTTCCTCAACGGGGAGATATCCTCCGTGCGGCACGTCCAGCTTGCGGTGGGTGAAGACgaaggggccgggggggagtGTGCGTGCGGCCCCCAAGGCTCCGAACGCCAGGTCACGGACGCGGAGCACCTTTAGCAGGTTGGAGCGTAGACGGGCAGCCGAGTCCGGTCGCTGCCGCAAGATGGCGGCCGCCGTGGTCGAGTCCAGCCGGTCTCCGGTAAGAAACGCTTCTTCAGAGGCCGCAGTGCCGGGGCCTGTCACCGTGGTGATGGCGGCGCCCGGTGGCCTTCAAGCCTCCGGTAGGGCCTGTCCCGGGGGAGGTGAGGGGCgcccggtgccggtgcccggGCCCAGCGCAGCGCCCGGCCCGCCATAGCGTCCCACCGCCGTTCCCCGCCCACCTCCACTCCGGGGGAACCAATCGGCGGCCGCCTCGCCGCCTGTCGCTCCGCCTTCTCCGCGGCCACCCCCACCCCGTAGCCAATCGCCGGCCGCtcctcgccccgccccgccgccgttCCTTCTCGCGGCCAATCGCCGGCCGCCCCACCTCACGCTGTGCAGCCAATCGCCGCCCGCTATCCCTTCTGGGGGCGGTGCCTCACCGCCGCGCTGTAAACACCACCCCGGAAGGATTTAAAGGGGCCGCGTCCCACAGCGGCGTCCCCGGAACCCCCCGGTAACCGGGACGTGCCCTCCGcggctccccccccgccgcgaAACACGGAGGAGACCGACGTACAGATATAGATTTTTATTACCCAAAGGGCAacaccctccccctccccccaaaccccatcaAATAAAATTCTACAGTCGGTTTCGCAAccgggagggggcggcgggaggaagaggaggtgtggggggggggtcacaacTGGGAGGGGGAAGCCCggcccccccgcacccccccggGCCTGGCCTCCCCCAAATATACAAATCAAACCTGATGCGAAAAATAAATACGAattcccgggggggggggggggggggcgggggggggggatatttGCATAGAggaagatttaattaaaaaaggggcttttttgtcttggtttattattattattaattattattattattattatttctagtATCTCCCCGCAGAAGGACCTAGGACCTGATCGTCGAGATGtgattaacaaaaataattaacctTCTCCCAATAACTTACAGAATTCATCCAGGgaacttgtgctttttttttggggggggtggtggtggtgagggggGTGTctcacccccacacacacccctccgCCCCCAGGGCACGAAGCTCCGGGGACTGGGGGGGGTCCAGCCGGTGCTTACCGGGGGGGTCCCATGTCCTGCCCCGAGGAGGTCACcaggggattttggggtcccccgGTGCCGGGGTGTGTGTGTTCCTGCGGGGGGGACACGGCGCTGACCCCCTCCTGCCTGTACAACTTTGGTCACTAGCTTTGTGCCGCCCCAAAAAGCCGGATCC
Proteins encoded in this region:
- the SEMA4C gene encoding semaphorin-4C isoform X1, which produces MRGPQCPPCPLAARVMPSPLVSMPCNPNGGRACPSPPTPPGRACPPLPGAMAPHRLLALASLLALATAAATPGSSWSAVPRKTVPYAELKDVAKRFSQGGVSHYLTLTLDEAEALLYVGAREAVFALATGTVELKAAISWEAPVDKKAECIQKGKNNQTDCFNYVRFLQSYNSSHLYACGTYAFQPKCTYIELSGFTLDQVAFEDGKGKCPYDPTKGHTGLIVDGELYSATFNNFLGTEPVILRNLGPHYSMKTEYLTSWLNEPHFVASAYVQESAASSTGDDDKVYFFFSERAVEYDCYAEQVVARVARVCKGDVGGARTLQKKWTTFLKARLVCSAPEQQLHFNRLQAVFTLPGADWQDTTFFGVFQARWGDVDVSAICQYHILEVKKAFEGPYKEYREQAQKWGRYSDEVPSPRPGACITDWHRRNGFASSLELPDNTLNFAKKHPLMDEPILPHHGRPLLLKKDANFTQLVVDRVPGLDGTVYEVLFIGTGDGWVHKALNLGTRVHLVEELQVFETAQPVESLVLASRKKLLFAGSRFQVAQLPLADCGRYQSCTDCVLARDPYCAWSRNASLCVRTDGLNGSQLVQDVLSSDTRACTLPQVAKQGPITPKNVTVVAGTDLVLTCRLGSNLAQALWTFEGRALAAEQALVLHDARLRALVVPGAGAQHSGTYRCFSEEQGARLGGEVYQVAVLAGPGVPLETRAPLESLGLVWVVAVCLGALCLVLVLVVLSLWRRLREELGKGAKAIESTLVYPIELPKEPPSPRFVPSAASDSDEKLWDPASYYYSDGSLKIVPGHATCRNGGPPGAASPPNAIPGQPLHSPTRIHLGPLRGSSSNGYIRLALGAEERPPCADLAEELRRKLQQRQPLPDSNPEESSV
- the SEMA4C gene encoding semaphorin-4C isoform X2, producing MAPHRLLALASLLALATAAATPGSSWSAVPRKTVPYAELKDVAKRFSQGGVSHYLTLTLDEAEALLYVGAREAVFALATGTVELKAAISWEAPVDKKAECIQKGKNNQTDCFNYVRFLQSYNSSHLYACGTYAFQPKCTYIELSGFTLDQVAFEDGKGKCPYDPTKGHTGLIVDGELYSATFNNFLGTEPVILRNLGPHYSMKTEYLTSWLNEPHFVASAYVQESAASSTGDDDKVYFFFSERAVEYDCYAEQVVARVARVCKGDVGGARTLQKKWTTFLKARLVCSAPEQQLHFNRLQAVFTLPGADWQDTTFFGVFQARWGDVDVSAICQYHILEVKKAFEGPYKEYREQAQKWGRYSDEVPSPRPGACITDWHRRNGFASSLELPDNTLNFAKKHPLMDEPILPHHGRPLLLKKDANFTQLVVDRVPGLDGTVYEVLFIGTGDGWVHKALNLGTRVHLVEELQVFETAQPVESLVLASRKKLLFAGSRFQVAQLPLADCGRYQSCTDCVLARDPYCAWSRNASLCVRTDGLNGSQLVQDVLSSDTRACTLPQVAKQGPITPKNVTVVAGTDLVLTCRLGSNLAQALWTFEGRALAAEQALVLHDARLRALVVPGAGAQHSGTYRCFSEEQGARLGGEVYQVAVLAGPGVPLETRAPLESLGLVWVVAVCLGALCLVLVLVVLSLWRRLREELGKGAKAIESTLVYPIELPKEPPSPRFVPSAASDSDEKLWDPASYYYSDGSLKIVPGHATCRNGGPPGAASPPNAIPGQPLHSPTRIHLGPLRGSSSNGYIRLALGAEERPPCADLAEELRRKLQQRQPLPDSNPEESSV
- the ANKRD39 gene encoding ankyrin repeat domain-containing protein 39; the encoded protein is MASGRRSPPGPCCPSRVAVPSVHQSLPEMDFERGIWSAARDGDEPRVLQLLERRGEPSQPDLAGYTALHYASRNGHLGVCQLLLQRGARCDARTPGGATPLHRASYCGHLAVAQLLLAHGADPAATDEDGRTSLHKAAEQGHRELCALFLRHSPALASICDAKGRRPRDVADPEVQDLLDT